One Setaria viridis chromosome 5, Setaria_viridis_v4.0, whole genome shotgun sequence genomic region harbors:
- the LOC117854645 gene encoding AP2/ERF and B3 domain-containing protein Os01g0141000 yields the protein MGMESMCPTAAEGSSSAASSSSRSTGASTATTESGAAQQQQQQQQPQAAAAAGGGEASPADEQAVTSAAAAVAQGSSRYKGVVPQPNGRWGAQIYERHARVWLGTFPNEEAAARAYDVAALRYRGREAATNFPGAGASAPELAFLAAHSKAEIVDMLRKHTYADELRQGLRRGRGMGARAQPTPAWARALLFEKAVTPSDVGKLNRLVVPKQHAEKHFPLKRAPEATTGEGVLLNFEDGEGKVWRFRYSYWNSSQSYVLTKGWSRFVREKGLRAGDTIVFSHSTYGQEKQLFIDCRKTKTATTDAAPAPAAAPAEKPKEARVVVRLFGVDITGDGCQKRARPVEMAFEQGQEFLKKQCVAHHRSPALGAFLL from the coding sequence ATGGGGATGGAGAGCATGTGCcccacggcggcggagggctcctcctccgccgcctcctcctcctcgcgctccaccGGCGcgtccacggccaccacggagtccggcgccgcgcagcagcagcagcagcagcagcagccccaggcggctgcggcggcgggcggcggggaggcctcgccggcggacGAGCAGGCCgtgacgtcggcggcggcggcggtggcgcaggggTCCTCGCGGTACAAGGGCGTCGTGCCGCAGCCCAACGGGCGCTGGGGCGCGCAGATCTACGAGCGCCACGCGCGGgtgtggctcggcaccttccccaacgaggaggccgccgcgcgcgcctacgACGTCGCCGCGCTCCGCTACCGCGGCCGCGAGGCGGCCACCAACTTCCCGGGCGCCGGGGCGTCGGCGCCCGAGCTCGCCTTCCTCGCCGCGCACTCCAAGGCGGAGATCGTCGACATGCTCCGCAAGCACACCTACGCCGACGAGCTCCGCCAGGGCCTGCGCCGCGGCCGGGGCATGGGCGCCCGCGCCCAGCCCACGCCGGCCTGGGCGCGCGCGCTGCTCTTCGAGAAGGCCGTCACCCCCAGCGACGTCGGCAAGCTCAACCGCCTCGTCGTCCCCAAGCAGCACGCCGAGAAGCACTTCCCGCTCAAGCGCGCGCCGGAGGCCACCACCGGCGAGGGCGTGCTCCTCAACTTCGAGGACGGCGAGGGAAAGGTGTGGCGGTTCCGGTACTCCTACTGGAACAGCAGCCAGAGCTACGTCCTCACCAAGGGCTGGAGCCGCTTCGTCCGGGAGAAGGGCCTCCGAGCCGGCGACACCATCGTCTTCTCGCACTCCACGTACGGCCAGGAGAAGCAGCTCTTCATCGACTGCAGGAAGACCAAGACGGCCACCAccgacgcggcgccggcgccggccgccgcgccggcggagaaGCCAAAGGAAGCCCGTGTAGTAGTCCGGTTGTTCGGCGTGGACATCACCGGAGACGGGTGCCAGAAGAGAGCACGGCCGGTGGAGATGGCGTTCGAGCAAGGCCAGGAGTTCTTGAAGAAGCAATGCGTGGCTCATCATCGCTCTCCTGCCCTAGGTGCCTTCTTGTTATAG